A part of Aegilops tauschii subsp. strangulata cultivar AL8/78 chromosome 2, Aet v6.0, whole genome shotgun sequence genomic DNA contains:
- the LOC109745536 gene encoding alcohol acyltransferase 9-like encodes MEIAAECEHRMEPVLVTPSQPKRAHTLYLSNLDDQCLLRFSVEYLFVFAGAVDVDALRTALSRVLVDYYPLAGRLRPGDDGKLVVDCNAEGALFEEGFLPGLAASEFLQGSAIAKPHESWRKLLRGAEARSFLAVPPLVVQVTHLGCGGTVLCAAISHCLCDGIGAAQFLHAWARVARFEAADHHVMPFHDRSVLRPRYPPRIAFEHQEYAMNSLPDGDERAAASSLFVGPLAPVSLTFTGAHIKRLKDRCAPWLEECTSFEVLAAHVWRAWVRSLGPPSDLRVKLLFTVDIRHRVKPNLPGGYYGNGFVLACAASTAGQLAAPSGEHHAARLVRAAKEMIDDDYVRSTVDLLELRRDAMPDLSASLVISAWTRIGLEGLDIGAGRPVHVGPLTSETYCLVLPVIDDPRGVTALVSVLEAAAERLEDGFLHGLAFDDMHDVENDEQ; translated from the coding sequence ATGGAGATCGCTGCTGAGTGCGAGCACCGCATGGAGCCGGTGCTGGTGACCCCGAGCCAGCCGAAGCGGGCGCACACCCTCTACCTCTCCAACCTCGACGACCAGTGCCTCCTCCGCTTCTCCGTCGAGTACCTCTTCGTGTTTGCGGGTGCCGTCGACGTCGATGCCCTCAGGACGGCGCTATCCAGGGTCCTCGTCGACTACTACCCGCTCGCCGGCAGGCTCCGGCCCGGGGACGACGGCAAGCTTGTCGTCGACTGCAATGCCGAGGGGGCTCTTTTCGAGGAGGGGTTCCTGCCGGGGCTCGCCGCCAGCGAATTCCTCCAGGGGTCTGCCATTGCTAAGCCTCACGAGTCATGGAGGAAGCTCCTCCGCGGAGCCGAGGCGCGGAGCTTCCTTGCAGTGCCCCCTCTCGTCGTCCAAGTGACTCACCTCGGCTGCGGCGGCACCGTCCTTTGCGCGGCCATCAGCCACTGCCTCTGCGACGGCATCGGCGCAGCGCAGTTCCTCCATGCGTGGGCGCGCGTCGCCAGGTTCGAAGCCGCTGATCACCACGTCATGCCCTTCCATGACCGCTCCGTCCTGAGGCCACGCTACCCTCCGCGCATCGCGTTCGAGCACCAGGAATACGCCATGAACTCCCTCCCCGACGGAGATGAACGGGCGGCAGCGTCCAGCCTCTTCGTCGGACCGCTGGCACCGGTGTCTCTGACCTTCACGGGGGCACACATCAAACGCCTCAAGGACCGGTGCGCGCCGTGGCTCGAGGAGTGCACGTCCTTCGAGGTGCTCGCGGCACACGTCTGGCGCGCGTGGGTGCGATCCCTCGGTCCTCCGAGCGACCTCCGCGTGAAACTCCTCTTCACCGTCGACATCCGCCATCGGGTGAAGCCAAACCTTCCCGGAGGGTACTACGGCAACGGCTTCGTGCTCGCGTGCGCTGCGTCGACGGCCGGGCAGTTGGCGGCGCCGTCCGGTGAGCACCACGCGGCGAGGCTGGTGCGGGCGGCCAAGGAGATGATTGACGATGACTACGTGCGCTCCACGGTTGACCTCCTCGAGCTGCGACGGGACGCCATGCCAGACCTCTCGGCGAGCCTGGTGATCTCGGCGTGGACGCGGATCGGACTGGAGGGCCTGGACATCGGGGCCGGGCGGCCGGTGCACGTGGGCCCGCTGACCAGCGAGACGTACTGCTTGGTCCTCCCGGTGATCGACGATCCCCGTGGCGTGACTGCGCTGGTGTCGGTCCTGGAGGCGGCCGCCGAGAGGTTGGAGGACGGCTTCCTTCATGGGTTGGCATTCGATGACATGCATGACGTGGAAAACGACGAGCAGTAA